A window of the Carassius gibelio isolate Cgi1373 ecotype wild population from Czech Republic chromosome B16, carGib1.2-hapl.c, whole genome shotgun sequence genome harbors these coding sequences:
- the map7d1a gene encoding MAP7 domain-containing protein 1a isoform X7: protein MPTKMDSAKRSTTPKQLDVIPKSPATPTPRSSGSPQHKKDGMKLDERQKQAKERREERAKYLEQRSQTQAAKKSQWLEKEERARQVREQQLEERRRKLEEQRLKAERRRTELEERQRQKLEKNKERYEAAIQRSVKKTWAEIRQQRWSWAGGLSGNSSQSQSRCSISAVNLPKHVDSVVNKRLSKSSATLWMSPSRTRSMQLSPWESSIVDRLMTPTLSFLARSRSAASVLNNSRDGQSPLCPRSASASPLSSCAHRPHHRCSERWRVTTSTPDIAQRRRDSTPMRKDKKEKERENEKEKSTITKEKVLKKRQSMPSMKTRIESSPSPVSKLRTASPVTPKGRASSPSPAVSPKPPSARASPSTPKARPKRARTPARVETRTASPVTIERVKETRRPATPEEPKTSSPVPAIVLSSVPEAPPVTSAPVLTVSTPSVPEESSVVPALPQVASPAPSPGKPMAGTNNPEEATRILAEKRRQAREQREKEEQERREQQERERLQREERLAQEAEERMRREEEARLMAEQERLREEAQRLQDEKEAQERAKIEQEENERLQKQKEEAEAKAREDAEKQRLEREKHFQKEEQERLERKKRLEEIMKRTRKTDAADKKDTKSPSQVNGKASDSEMNKAAADYQPSTALKQDGVNESLSVLVVNGVQPSKHENGLSAKGEASPFEEIIQLSNHNNGREKSEIDRPDEPIMAFESGESFLKKTGPIKPQHVTEVL, encoded by the exons ATGCCCACAAAGATGGACTCTGCAAAGAGATCAACTACCCCGAAACAGCTGGACGTCATTCCAAAGTCCCCTGCAACACCAACTCCGAGATCGAGTGGTAGCCCTCAACACAAGAAAG ATGGAATGAAGTTGGATGAGCGGCAGAAACAGGCGAAGGAGAGGAGGGAGGAGAGGGCCAAATATCTCG AACAGCGTAGCCAGACTCAAG CTGCTAAAAAGTCTCAGTGGCTGGAGAAGGAGGAACGGGCACGGCAGGTGCGGGAACAGCAGCTGGAGGAGCGGAGGAGGAAGCTGGAAGAGCAGCGGCTGAAAGCAGAGAGGCGCCGCACAGAGCTggaggagagacagagacagaaactTGAGAAGAACAAG GAGCGGTATGAGGCGGCCATCCAGAGGTCTGTTAAGAAGACATGGGCAGAGATTCGGCAGCAGAGATGGTCCTGGGCCGGAGGATTGAGCGGTAACTCCAGCCAAAGCCAGA GCAGATGCTCAATATCAGCGGTCAACCTGCCCAAACATGTGGATTCAGTCGTAAACAAGCGGCTCTCCAAATCTTCTGCCACTCTCTGGATGTCCCCAAGCAGAA CTCGTAGTATGCAGCTGAGTCCCTGGGAGAGCAGCATTGTGGACCGGCTGATGACGCCCACTCTCTCTTTCTTGGCTCGTAGTCGCAGTGCTGCCAGCGTGCTGAACAACTCCAGAGATGGCC AGTCTCCGTTGTGTCCGCGCTCAGCGTCTGCCAGTCCTCTTTCATCGTGTGCTCACCGGCCACATCACCGCTGCTCTGAGCGCTGGAGGGTCACCACCAGCACGCCCGATATCGCCCAGCGGAGACGAGACTCCACACCT ATGAGGAAGGATaagaaagaaaaggagagagaaaatgaaaaggaGAAGAGTACTATCACCAAAGAGAAGGTGCTGAAGAAGAGACAGTCCATGCCTTCAATGAAAACCAGGATAGAGTCCAG TCCGAGTCCAGTCTCCAAACTGAGAACTGCATCTCCTGTGACGCCTAAAGGCCGTGCGTCCTCCCCTAGTCCTGCAGTATCTCCCAAACCTCCCTCAGCTCGAGCGAGTCCAAGCACTCCTAAAGCCAGACCCAAGAGGGCCAGGACCCCTGCCCGCGTGGAGACTCGCACTGCCTCGCCTGTCACTATAGAGAGGGTCAAAGAGACCCGCAGGCCTGCAACGCCTGAAGAACCGAAGA CCTCGTCTCCTGTCCCCGCCATTGTCCTGTCATCTGTTCCGGAAGCGCCTCCTGTTACAAGTGCACCAGTCTTGACAGTTTCTACGCCCTCTGTCCCCGAGGAGTCCTCTGTTGTCCCTGCTCTCCCACAGGTGGCTTCTCCAGCTCCTTCTCCTGGCAAACCCATGGCTGGCACCAATAACCCAGAGGAAGCCACCCGCATCCTGGCCGAAAAAAGACGACAGGCCCGTGAACAGAGAGAGAAGGAAGAGCAAGAACGTAGAGAACAGCAGGAGAGAGAAAG GCTTCAGCGTGAGGAGAGGCTAGCACAGGAGGCGGAGGAGAGGATGCGCAGGGAGGAGGAAGCTCGGCTCATGGCGGAGCAGGAGAGGTTAAGAGAGGAGGCCCAACGCCTGCAAGACGAGAAGGAGGCACAGGAAAGAGCCAAAATCGAACAAGAAGAGAACGAACGCCTCCAGAAACAG AAGGAGGAGGCTGAAGCAAAGGCCCGAGAGGATGCCGAGAAACAGCgactggagagagagaaacacttcCAGAAGGAGGAGCAGGAGAGGCTGGAAAGAAAGAAG CGTCTGGAGGAGATTATGAAAAGAACACGCAAAACAGATGCAGCAGACAAG AAAGACACAAAATCTCCATCTCAAGTCAATGGAAAAGCCTCAGATTCTGAGATGAATAAAG CAGCTGCTGACTACCAGCCAAGCACGGCTTTGAAACAAGATGGTGTGAATGAAAG TCTGTCCGTTCTTGTGGTGAATGGCGTTCA